CACTGCAGAATCGGCAGGCCACCGCACGCCTGGTGCTGCTGCCCAATGGCGAGCCGCAAGGCCGTTGAAACCATGACCGACACCGAACACAAGAGCCGCCAGGAGCTCGTCACCGCCAACCACATCCTGGCGCGCGAAGGTGTGATGGATGCCTTCGGCCACGTCAGCGTGCGCCACCCGGCGCGCGCGGGGCACTTCCTGCTGTCGCGCTCCAGGGCGCCCGAGCTGGTGCAGCCCGACGACATCCTCGAATACGACGCCGAGGCGAACGCGCTGGACGGTGCGGGCCAGGCGCAATACATCGAGCGCTTCATCCACAGCGAGATCTACCGCGTGCGCCCGGACGTGGTGGCGATCTGCCACCACCACAGCCCCTCCGTCATGCCTTTCAGCGTGGCCGGTGTGGCGCTGGTGCCGGTGTACCAGCACGGCGCGATGATCGGCCGCCACGTGCCGCTGTGGGACAGCCGCGAGGCCTTCGGCGACACCAACATGCTGGTGACCAATGGCGCGCAGGGCGCCTCGCTGGCCACGGCCCTGGGCGCGCACTGGATGGCGCTGATGCGCCACCACGGTGCGACGGTGGTGGGCACCAGCCTGCGCGAACTGGTGTTCCGTTCGGTGGTGGCCTGCAAGAACGCCGACTACCAGTACCGCGCGATGGCACTCGGGCCGGTGGCTGGCCTGACCGAGGGTGAGATCGAGCTGGCGGCGAAGGTGCCGGCGGCGGCGATCGACAGGGCTTGGGATCTTTGGGCGAGGGCTTGATTCAGGCGGCGAACACGCGGGCCATCACCTGGACTTCGACGCGGGAGAGGTCGAGCTGGGTGGCCCGCTCTCGCCAGGTCGAGACCACGGTCGTGATCTGCTCCACGATGGCTTGGGCCGCGTCGGCGGAAAGGCGGTAGTACGGTGCCGTGGCCAGCAAGGTGGGCATGTGCGGCGCGGCGGACCTGCCGTCCCACGTCAGGGCGTGCTCGCTCTTGGCGGGATTGGGGTTGATATCGAAGGCGGGGGCGAGCCGCCAGCCGGAAGGCGTGAGTAGAAAGCCGTGGTTGCGCAGGTGGTCGTCGCGGTTGCCGACCAGCAGGTTGAAGACGGCGCGGCGGAACAGCTGCTCGAGATCCTCGGTGAGGCCCGACCCGCCCAGGTTCTCGATGGCTTCGACGATGTCCAGGTAACTGCCGCCGGTCTGGCCGTCGTGGCGCTCCAGCAAGGTCATGGCCGACGCCACCATGCGCCGTCCTTGTCCGCCGCCCGGCGCCACGGCCAGCCGGTCGAAGCGGCTTACGCGGTAGGTGTGGTAACGGTCGCTCAGGCGCTCGCGGTCGGCCGGGGGCATGTTGATGCCGGCATCAATGGCCAACAAGTAGGTGAGGTACTCCCAACTGCCCCAGTCGTAGGTGTCGTAGTGGCCCGGAAACTTGGCCAGCCACAGCGTGCCATCCGGCATGGTGAAGGATGCCTTGGGGCGCGCACCCCCCAACGATGTGCCAGATGCGATGAGCATGGCCAACCATTGCTCGTACTCGGGCATGGCCTCGGGGCGCGGCCCATCCAGTTGTCTGGCCACTTCCGCCATCGCGCGCAGATCGGTGGCGGGTGGGGCGGGCAGGTGGCTGTTGTCGAGGAACGGCGCGCCAGGGCCGCGCCGAAATCGCAGGGCCCCGGCCCGGGTGAGGTCGTGCACGCCGAGCAGGTAGAACAGCTCGTTCATCCGGGCCATGGGCCGTTTTTCCTGGAGGGCGGCGTTTGCCTCGCGGCGTTCCATCAACACCCTACCCCAACGGTCCGGCGCGCAATCGGAAAAGATGCCGAAGCCCCTGCCGTCTGGCGAATGCTGTTCGCCAGCGACCAGCGCCAGCCGCGGGTCTATCGACGTAGCGCCGGGCCTGTCCAGCCAGGCCTGTGTGTAGGCGAACGAAGGTGCCAGATCGAGGCGCTCGGCCGCGGGGTAAAGCTTGCCGATGTGGGCCGCCGCGCCGAGCTCGGGCGCGTCCAGGTGGACCTCCAGCAGAGGGCGGCTTGTGCGGGCGTTTTTCGTGGCCATGGGATTTTTCGCCGGTCAGGGACCCGTGGCACGTCCGCGTGAGCGCAGGGCTTTGGCGTCCATCAGCTTCTGGCCCAGGGTATCGTCGGCCGCGACACCGTCGATGTCCCGCTCCAGCCCGAGAACCCGCAGCGCCTTCAGGTACGTGCCCAGCGACACGGCCGGGTCGCCCGACTCCAGCCGGGTCAGGGTGTTGCGGGAGATGCCGACGCGCTCGGCAAACAGCGTCGCGGGCAAGTCACGCCGACAGCGGGCCAGCTCGATGCGCTGGCCGAGGCCATGGGCGATCTTCGTCAGCGAAAGCGAAAGAGGGTGCTGGGTGCGTGCCATTGCATGCTCCATATTTGAAACAAAAAGTGAATATTTTGTTCATTATATGGAGCATCTTGTGAGTGATCGAAAAAATATCGGTTCATATCTTGATCAAAATTTCCGCATTTTGCGCAAGATATAGATCGTCCTATCCCAAGCCTTGGCCCGCCGCCTGCAAAGCCGCCCTCACACGACCCGGCGTGAACGGCACTTGCCGCAGCCGCGCGCCGGTGGCGTCGAAGATCGCGTTGGCGATCGCTGCGGCGCTGGGGATGGACCCGGACTCGCCCGCGCCCAGGGGCGGCTGGTCCTGTGCCGGCATCACGAACACGTCGATGTCCGGCACGTCGCCAAAACGCAGGATGGGATAGGCGCCCCATTCCTGCGACACCACGCCCGTCGCATCGAAGTTCACCTGCTCCATGAGCGCGCGGCTGACGGACTGCACCACGTTGCCATGGATCTGGTGGCGCACGCCGGCTGGGTTGATGACCATGCCGCAGTCGTAGCCCACCCAGACCTTGGTCACGCGCACCTGGCCGGTCTCCAGGTCCACGGCCACGTCGCACACCCAGGCACAGTAGGCCGAACCGACGCCGGGAAAGCTGCCGTGCACGTACTGGTGTTGCGCAAAGCCGCGCCCCAGGCGGACGTGCGGATGCGCCGGGTCGGCACGGCCTCGGGGCGCGGCGCCTGCCAGCCAGCCGGCACGCGTGGCCACTGCTTCGCTCAGCGCGCGAGCGCGCGGGTCTTCCATGAAGCGCAGGCGAAACGCCAAGGGGTCTTCGCCGTGGCGGTGCGCCAGCTCGTCGATGAAGGACTCGTGCGCGAACACGTTGGGCAGGGCCGAGACGCCGCGCATCCAGGCAGCGCGCACGATGGGTGCCATGTCCTGCACGGCAATGCGCACCGCCTGGCAACGGTACTGCGGCACGGCGGTGCGGTCGCCCTTGTGTTCGACGATGGGGTCGGGCGGGACCACGCCGGTCTGCATCAGAGCGAGCACCGGCGCGTTGTTCGAGGGGTAGCGGTTGGTGAAGGCGTAGGCCAGCGCGTCGTGGCCCACGACGGCCCCGCGCACGTCCATCACCTGCGTGGTGCCTTTGGGCTCCCACGCGTGCTCTTCTTCGCGCATCAACTGCAGGCGCACCGGTGCGCCAACTTCGCGCGAGAGCAAAGCGGCTTCGGCCGCGGCATCGTCGGCGCAGTTGCGGCCATAGCAGCCCGAGGCTTCCATGCGCACGATGCGCACCGCCGCGTCGTCCAGCCCGAGCAGGGCCATGATGTCGGCGTGCAGGAAGTGCGGGTTCTGCGTGCCGCTCCACACCGTGACCGCGCCGTCACGGTAGTCGGCGACCGCGCACGACGGGCCGATGGAGGCGTGCATCTGGTAGGGCCAGACGTAGGTGGCCTGGTGGGCGTGTGGTGTGCCGTCCAGCAGCGCTTCGGCCGAACCTTGTTCGCGCAGCACGCGCTCCACCGACGGGTTGGCCCGCACCGCGGCCTGCGGTTCGTTCAGATCGGGCAACGGGGGTGGCGTGCGCCACGCCACCTTGAGCTGGCGCGCCGCCCGGATCGCGTGTTCCTCGCGGTGCGCCACCACGCCCACGAAGTCGCCCGCGACCACCACCTTCACCAGGCCCGGGATGTGGCCGACGGAGGGCAGGTCCACATCGATCAGCGATCGGCCGATCATCCCGCCCACGTCGCGTCCCCGGTAGGGCGGACGCACCATGCGGGCGTGCAGCATGCCGGGCAGGCGCAGGTCGTGCACATAGACCGGGCCCGCGCCGGTCACCTTGGCAGGAATGTCCAGGCGCGCCACGCTGCGGCCGACGATGCGGTGTTCCGTGGCGGGTTTGAGGGCCGTTGCCGGGTCGATGTCGACGTCGAAGTCCAGGCCTTGCGCGAGTTCGCCATACCCGGCGCGCTGGCCTTGCGGGCCGCAGACCATGCCGTGCTCGACTGTGAGCACTGCGGCTGCGCAGTGCCATTGTTCGGCCGCGCGCCGCAGCAGCATCTGGCGCACTTGCGCGGCGGCGCGGCGCATCGGCACGGCCGCGCTCTGGATCGACGCGCTCGCGGTGGTCGGGCCCTGGTCGGGCGTGCGGTCGGTGTCGCCCATGAGCATGCACACGCGCGAAAGCGGCACGTCCAACTCCTCGGCCACGATCTGCGCGAATGCGGTGCGCACGCCCGTGCCCAGGTCCACGTGGCCATTGATGGCTTGCACCGTGCCGTCGGGCGCAATCTGGATGTAGGTGCCGACCTTGCCCTTGCCCACGCGGCTGACCGCATGGCGCGGCGGCGGTTCGCCCTGCGCGTTCAGGCGCTCGCGCGAGACCGGCCCGGCGTTGGCGGAGACGGCGGCGTTCATCGCGCCGCTCCCTGGGCGGACACGGGCGGGCTGGCGCGCAGGCGGGCCACCGTGTTCTCGAGGCCGGTCCAGGCCGGCTGCTGCGGCGCGTGCTCGGCGCGCAGGTAACGCGCCAGGTCGGCGACCTGCTGGTCGTTGAGGCTGTTGGCGAATCCGGGCATGTAGCCCAGGTTTTCATTCGCGGGTTCGTCGATGCCATGCAGGATGACCTGGACCAGGTTGTCCGCGCGCGCGGCCAGCACCACGTTGTTGTTCACCGCCAGGTCGGGCCGCACGCCGAAGAGCGGCATGCCCCGGCCAGGGTCGTGGCAGGCGGCGCAGGCGCCTTCGAAGATGCGTTGGCCCGGCATGGCCAGCAGCTCGGCGCGGTTCGGTGTGGGCGCGGGTGCCTGGGTGGCGGCGGGCGCGGGGGCGGCCTGTCCCGGCAGCTCGGTGAGGTAGGTGGCCATGGCCAGGATGTCGCGGTCGGGCAGGGCGGCAAGCCCTTCAATCACCGGTGCCATGGGGCCGGCGGCCACGCCATGCTGCTCGCTGTGGCCGGTGCGCAGGTAGGCCTGGAGCTCGTCGCGCGTCCAGGGTTTGGCACTGCGGAACAGGTTGTTCAGCGCCGGTGCATCCCAGCCCTTGACTTCGCTGCCGCTCAGGAATGCGAGCGGGCCGCTCTTCTCGGCCCCGAGCGCGTTGCGGGGTGTGTGGCAGGCGCTGCAGTGGCCGACACCGTTGACCAGGTAAGCCCCGCGGTTCCACAGCACCGATTGCGAAGGGTTGGGCGCGAAGGGCGTGGCGTCGTGAAAGAGCAGGTTCCAGCCCGCCATCAACGGCCGCACGCCGTAGGGGAACGGCAGCTCGGTGGGCGGCGGCGCGTGCGCCACCGGGGTCTGCGCCATCAGGTAGGCGTAGAGCGACTGCATGTCGTTGTCGTCGATCTTGGCGAAGGCGGTGTATGGAAACGCGGGGTACAGGTGGCGGCCATCGCGGCCGATGCCGTGGCGCATCGCGCGTTCGAACGCGGCGTACGACCACTGGCCGATGCCGTGCTTGGGGTCGGGCGTGAGGTTGGTGGAGTAGACCGTGCCGAACGGCGTTTCCATGGCCAGGCCGCCGGCGTTCGGCGTGCCGCCGGGTGCGGTGTGGCACACCACGCAATCGCCGGCCGAGGCGATCAGGCGGCCACGTTCGATGGCCGTCTCCGAATACAGGCTGCGGTCGGGCACCACCGGCGCGATGGCCGCGCGCCAGGGCATGGCGGTGGCGACCACGCCTGCCACGGTGGTCGCCAGGGCAGCGGCCCAGGCACCTGCACGGCGCCAGGGTGACTGGGCGGATGCGCTGGGCGGCGGTGGCGCGCCCGTGGTCGCCAGTTCGGGCGCACCCTGCGCATCGGCCTGCGCGCGCTGCAGCGCATGGCCATCGAACGGGGGCTCGCGCAGCCGGATGCCGGTGGCGTCGTGGATGGCGTTGGCGAGGGCGGCGGCCATAGGCAGCATGAGCGCCCGGCTCTGCGAGAGGTCGGTCAGCGCCTGGCTCTGCGCGCCGGGCACGATGTCCACCACCTGCACGGCGGGCGTGTTCAAGGTGGAGCCCGCCTGCCAGTCGCCGTGGTGCTGCGGGCCGCTGAGCAGTTGCTGCGTGGCCGACGCAATGCGGGCCTGCAGATCCTCGTCGTGTGTGGGCACCACGTGCATGCCTTCGACGTGGTGCCCCACCGTGAGGCCGGCGAGTTCGATGCGCCCGGCCTGGGCGTCGACCTTCACGTCCACGACCCAGGCCGACCACGCCTGCACCGGCCGCTCGGCGTCGGTGTCCACCGTGTGGGCCAGGGCGAAGCCGCGTCCGACGCCGGCCGCGCGCTGCGCATCGCCTCCAGGCTCGCCGAACCAGCCGGCACGTTGCGCCACGGCTTGCACCAGCGCACGGCCGCTGCCGTCTTGCAGGTGGTGCAGCCGCCATTCGATGGGATCGCGGCCGGCGGCTCGGGCCTCTTCGTCGGCAAACGATTCGAGCGCGAAGGTGGCGACGATGTCGGCGTCGCGCGGCAAGACGGTGGTGACGGGTGTCAGGCTGCGCAGGGCGGGTTGCTGCTCGATGTCCAGCGCGTAGGGCATGGCCACCTGGTGCGTCAGCGCCACGGGCGTGGTGGCCACCGTGCCTGCAGTGCCCATCGCCATGGCCGACCAGCCGGGGCGCGCCGCGAGTGGCCAGGTCGGCGTCATGCGCCAGCGCGCCTCGCCGCTGCGGTGCAGCTGTACCGCCAGCGTGGGCACCCCGGATGCGGGCGTGCTGGTCACGCGCACCGGCTGCCCGATGGCGCGGGCGATCATGGCGGCATCGAGCGCCGCGTCGTGGCCTTCCGCGGTGTGCACGGCATGGGGCGGCGTGGTGATGCGGACTTGGGCGGGCGCGATGTCGAACCACCGCGCCAGCTCGGCGCGCAGGCGGTGCGGGTTCACCGCTTCGGCCTCGATGTCCAGCTCGCCGGCACCGCTCCAGACCGCCACGGCCTGCGTGCCGGCCGCCACCATCGCCGTGGTGGGCCAGGCGTACTGCCGTGTGCCATCGCGGGTGCCGGGATGGGCGGTGGCGCTGGCGGGAAGCGCGACCTCGGCCGGGGCTTGCCAGGGAATGGTGAGCCGCGCCGCCGCCGCATGGGCCAGTTCGGCCGAGGGCGCGGCCACCGCCACGAAGCCGCCCTGGTGCACCACGCGCACGGGGCCCAGCGGCGCGAGGGCGCTGCGGTCGATGGCGGCCGGGGCAGCGCCGCTGTAGCGCGTGCCGTCCCAGCGCGCGTCGGCCGGGCGCAGGACCAGGCCGGTCCAGATCTCATCGGCGTTCAAGGGCCGCAAGGGATGCTCTCTCACGCCACCACCTCGCCCCGCGCGCGCTGTGCCGCCAGGGCCACGGCTTGCACGATCTCGACATGCGTGCCGCAGCGGCACAGGTGGTGGCGCAGCGCATCCACGATGTCCTGGTGGCTGAGATGCGGCGTGCGCGCGATCAGGGCGTGCGCCGCCATCACCATGCCGTTGATACAGTAGCCGCACTGGGCCGCCTGGGCGTCGATGAAGGCCTGTTGCACCAGGCCTGGTGCCTGCGGTGTGCCCAGGCCTTCCAGCGTCGTGACCTCGCGGCCCTGCGCGGCCTTGGCGGGAACCACGCAGGAGCGCGTCGGGCGGCCGTTCAGCAGCACCGTGCAACTGCCGCATTCACCCAGCCCGCAACCGTACTTGGGGCCGTTGAGCGCCAGGTCGTTGCGCAACACATAGAGCAGGGGGGTCTCGGGCTCGGCGTCCACCCGGTGGGTGCTGCCGTTGACACGGATTTCTAGGGACATGGCGGCGGCTTCTGGCGTGGGGTGTCTTGGTATGTCGTGGGGAACAGCGTAGGGGTGTGCCAAAAATGGGTCAAACGATATATTCTGCGGTTCAGCACAATTTTTTTCATCTGAAGATGCACATCGCCCAGTTGCCTCTCACCGCCTTGCGGGCCTTCGAAGTGGCTGCGCGCCACCTCAGCTTCAAGGCGGCCGCAGCGGAACTTCACGTCACGCCCACGGCGGTCAGCCACCAGATCCAGCAGCTGGAAAGCCTGCTCGGTGTGGCGCTCTTCGAGCGCGTGCACCGCGGCTTGGTGCTCACGGCTGCGGCCAGGGGCTGCCTGCAGCCCTTGCGCAGCGGCTTCGATGGCCTGTCGCAGGCGATGGAGGCGCTGGCCGCGTTCAAGGACGTGGGGGTGCTCTCCGTGAGCGCGCCGCCCTCGTTCACCATGCGCCTGCTGATGCCCGTGACGCACCGCTTCCTCGCGCTGCACCCCACGGTCGATCTCAACGTCACCACCCGCATGCGCGACCCCGATCCCGCCTCCGGCGCCGGGCAGGACGAGGCGGCGACGCTGCGCGCGTGGATGGAGGCGTCCGACGTGGTGATCGTCTACGGTGCCCGGCCCGCCATCGAGGCCGAGGTGCGCGAGCTCCTGCCCTTGTCGGTCACCCTGCTGTGCAGCCCGTCGTTCCTGCAGGGGCGCGGCGCGCTGCGCCAGCCCGCCGACGTGTTGCGCCATCCGTGGTTGCACGACGACCGCGGCCTCAAGTACGGCGGCCAATCGTTCTGGGACCTGTGGCTGCAAGCCGCTGGCGTGGCGGCGCCATCGCCGGGGCCGGGTCAGCGCTTCACCCACGCCGCCCTGGCGATCGAGGCGGCCGTGCGGGGCGAAGGCCTGCTGGTGACCACGCCCGCGCTATGCCGTGCCGAGCTGGCGCAAGGCACGCTGGTGGCGCCGTTCGCGCTGTCCCTGGCCCTCGGCAAGTCCTACTACCTGCTCTCCAGGCGCACCGGTTTGCCCCGGGTGAAGGCGTTTGCGGATTGGGTGGAGCAGACCGTGCGCATGGGCTAGGCACCATGAGTTCGCGTATTTTTTTCATCTCAGGCATATCGAATCCCCGTGGGCATCCGTTTGTTTTGATAATTGTTCCAAAAATGGAATAGACTTTGCCGGGCACCGCTGGGGTGTGGAACGGCCGGGCGCTGGCCCGGGCAGCAAGGAGCCGCATGCGAGGGCCTGGAATGGAGTGGACGTCGACCGTGGACACGCTGGCCGCGCAGGCCGCAGCCTCGCCCTGGGGCGCGGTGCGAGAGGCGCTGGCGCGCATCGGCGAGCAGGAGGCTGGCGTGCGGGCATGGACCCACGTGGCCCCGCTGAATGCCATGCGCGAGGCGGGCGAGACGCCCAGCCAAGGGTTGCTGCAAGGGGTGCCCTTCGGCGTGAAGGACGTCATCGACGTGGCCGACATGCCCACCGGCTGCGGCTCGGCCGCGGCATCGCAGGCGCCGTGCACCTTCGATGCCAGCTGCGTGAGCCTGCTGCGCCGCGCCGGCGCGGTGCCCGTGGGCAAGACGGTGACGGCCGAGTACGCGTTCCGCGCCCCTGGGCCGACGCAGAATCCGCGCGCGCCGGGCCACACGCCCGGCGGCTCGTCCAGCGGCTCGGCCGCTGCGGTGGCCGCGGGCATGGTGCCGTTCGCGCTCGGCACCCAGACGGGCGGCTCCATCATCCGCCCGGCCGCCTACTGTGGCGTGGTGGGCTTCAAGCCCTCGTTCGGCGGGGTGTTCCGCGACGGTCTCACGCTGACCTGCGAATCCCTGGACGTCATCGGCTGGCATGCGCGCTCGGTCGCGGATGCGCAAACGGTGGCGCGGGTGTTGCTGCCCTTCGCCCCGACGGCCGCGGCGTTGCCCGAGCTGCCGCGGCGCGTGGCCGTGGTTTCGTCGAGCCCTGAGCAGGCACTCGATGGCGATGGCGCGAAAGCCTTGCAGGACGCGCGGCACATCTTCGAGTCGCATGGCGTGGCGTGCGTGGACGTGCCGTTCGAGGCGGCGGCTGCGATCGCGCAGGCGCACAACACGGTCATGCAATTCGAGTTCGCGCGCAGTCTGGAGCCGGTGGCACGGCGGCGCGGCGACCGCCTGAGCGCGGCCTTGCTGGAGACGGTGCGCCAAGGCTTCGAAATCCCGTTCGAGACCTACCTTCAAGCCCGGCACCAGCAGGCGCAATGGCGCGCGCAGTGGTCCGACCTGTTCGGCGAGGCCGACCTCATCCTCACGCCCAGCGCCTCGGGCGCGGCGCCGCGAGGCATGGCGAGCACGGGTGCTTCCGCGTTCAACCGCATCTGGTCGCTGCTGGGCTGGCCCTGCCTGCACCTGCCCACGGGCCATACGGCGGCAGGGCTTCCGATCGGCGTGCAACTGGTGGGCCGGTTCGAGGCCGACCACGATCTGCTGCGCTGGGGCCGGTCGCTGCATGTGAGGCTGCTGGAGGCGCGTTGAACTGCACCAACGAAGAGGGCAGGCTTCGCGTTCGGACATGCCTGCGCAGACACGAGGGCATGGTGGCCCCCGCATAATCGACCGGATGCCTGCCGCGACGTCCTCTCCCCATCATCCCCATCTCACCGCCGGCCTGCTGCTGGCCAGCATCGGCGCCATCGGCTTCAGTGGCAAGGCCATCATCGTCAAGCTGGCGTATCCGTACGGCGTCGACGCGGTCACGCTGCTCATGTACCGCATGCTGTTCGCGCTGCCCTTGTTCCTGGCCCTGAGCTGGTGGGCGAGCCACCGGGCCGGGCGCGAGAAGGCGGTGCCCTTGACGCGGCGCGACTGGCTGGGCGTGATCGGCCTGGGCTTCATCGGCTACTACTTCTCCAGCTTCCTCGACTTCTGGGGCCTGCAGTACATCAGCGCCAGCCTGGAGCGGCTGATCCTGTACCTCAACCCGACCCTGGTGCTGGTGCTGGGCTGGGTGCTGTACCGCCGAGCCGTCACGCCCCTGCAGGCCTTGGCCATGGTGGTGAGTTACGCGGGCGTGTTGCTGGTGTTCGGCCACGAGCTCGGCGCGCAAGGGCCGAACGCGGTGCTGGGTGCCCTGCTGGTGTTCGGCAGTGCGGCCACTTATGCCATCTACCTGGTGTACAGCGGCGAACTGGTCAAGCGCCTGGGTTCTGCCCGTCTGGTGGGGCTGGCTTCCACGGTCGCTTGCGTGTTGTGCATTCTGCAGTTCCTGTTGCTGCGCCCGCTGAGTGCGGCCCTGGTAGCGCCCGAGGTGGTCTGGCTCTCGGTGCTCAATGCCACGCTGTGTACCGTCGCGCCGGTGTTGATGGTGATGATGGCGGTCGAGCGCATCGGCGCGGGCCTGGCGGCACAAACGGGCATGATCGGCCCGATGTCGACCATCGTCATGGGCGTGCTGATCCTGGACGAGGCGTTCAACGCCTGGATCGTCGCCGGCACCGTGCTGGTGTTGGGCGGCGTGTTCCTCGTGACGCGTTTCGGCGCGCCACCCCGAAAGTAAGCACTGCAATCACTGGACTAGGAGAATCACATGGATCTGGGCCTTCAAGGCAAATGGGCGCTGGTGTGCGGCGCGAGCAAGGGATTGGGGCTGGGCTGCGCGCAGGCGCTGGCGGCCGAAGGCGTCA
The sequence above is a segment of the Hydrogenophaga sp. BPS33 genome. Coding sequences within it:
- a CDS encoding LysR family transcriptional regulator, translated to MHIAQLPLTALRAFEVAARHLSFKAAAAELHVTPTAVSHQIQQLESLLGVALFERVHRGLVLTAAARGCLQPLRSGFDGLSQAMEALAAFKDVGVLSVSAPPSFTMRLLMPVTHRFLALHPTVDLNVTTRMRDPDPASGAGQDEAATLRAWMEASDVVIVYGARPAIEAEVRELLPLSVTLLCSPSFLQGRGALRQPADVLRHPWLHDDRGLKYGGQSFWDLWLQAAGVAAPSPGPGQRFTHAALAIEAAVRGEGLLVTTPALCRAELAQGTLVAPFALSLALGKSYYLLSRRTGLPRVKAFADWVEQTVRMG
- a CDS encoding type II toxin-antitoxin system HipA family toxin, whose product is MATKNARTSRPLLEVHLDAPELGAAAHIGKLYPAAERLDLAPSFAYTQAWLDRPGATSIDPRLALVAGEQHSPDGRGFGIFSDCAPDRWGRVLMERREANAALQEKRPMARMNELFYLLGVHDLTRAGALRFRRGPGAPFLDNSHLPAPPATDLRAMAEVARQLDGPRPEAMPEYEQWLAMLIASGTSLGGARPKASFTMPDGTLWLAKFPGHYDTYDWGSWEYLTYLLAIDAGINMPPADRERLSDRYHTYRVSRFDRLAVAPGGGQGRRMVASAMTLLERHDGQTGGSYLDIVEAIENLGGSGLTEDLEQLFRRAVFNLLVGNRDDHLRNHGFLLTPSGWRLAPAFDINPNPAKSEHALTWDGRSAAPHMPTLLATAPYYRLSADAAQAIVEQITTVVSTWRERATQLDLSRVEVQVMARVFAA
- a CDS encoding helix-turn-helix transcriptional regulator, whose product is MARTQHPLSLSLTKIAHGLGQRIELARCRRDLPATLFAERVGISRNTLTRLESGDPAVSLGTYLKALRVLGLERDIDGVAADDTLGQKLMDAKALRSRGRATGP
- a CDS encoding DMT family transporter; protein product: MPAATSSPHHPHLTAGLLLASIGAIGFSGKAIIVKLAYPYGVDAVTLLMYRMLFALPLFLALSWWASHRAGREKAVPLTRRDWLGVIGLGFIGYYFSSFLDFWGLQYISASLERLILYLNPTLVLVLGWVLYRRAVTPLQALAMVVSYAGVLLVFGHELGAQGPNAVLGALLVFGSAATYAIYLVYSGELVKRLGSARLVGLASTVACVLCILQFLLLRPLSAALVAPEVVWLSVLNATLCTVAPVLMVMMAVERIGAGLAAQTGMIGPMSTIVMGVLILDEAFNAWIVAGTVLVLGGVFLVTRFGAPPRK
- a CDS encoding c-type cytochrome — protein: MREHPLRPLNADEIWTGLVLRPADARWDGTRYSGAAPAAIDRSALAPLGPVRVVHQGGFVAVAAPSAELAHAAAARLTIPWQAPAEVALPASATAHPGTRDGTRQYAWPTTAMVAAGTQAVAVWSGAGELDIEAEAVNPHRLRAELARWFDIAPAQVRITTPPHAVHTAEGHDAALDAAMIARAIGQPVRVTSTPASGVPTLAVQLHRSGEARWRMTPTWPLAARPGWSAMAMGTAGTVATTPVALTHQVAMPYALDIEQQPALRSLTPVTTVLPRDADIVATFALESFADEEARAAGRDPIEWRLHHLQDGSGRALVQAVAQRAGWFGEPGGDAQRAAGVGRGFALAHTVDTDAERPVQAWSAWVVDVKVDAQAGRIELAGLTVGHHVEGMHVVPTHDEDLQARIASATQQLLSGPQHHGDWQAGSTLNTPAVQVVDIVPGAQSQALTDLSQSRALMLPMAAALANAIHDATGIRLREPPFDGHALQRAQADAQGAPELATTGAPPPPSASAQSPWRRAGAWAAALATTVAGVVATAMPWRAAIAPVVPDRSLYSETAIERGRLIASAGDCVVCHTAPGGTPNAGGLAMETPFGTVYSTNLTPDPKHGIGQWSYAAFERAMRHGIGRDGRHLYPAFPYTAFAKIDDNDMQSLYAYLMAQTPVAHAPPPTELPFPYGVRPLMAGWNLLFHDATPFAPNPSQSVLWNRGAYLVNGVGHCSACHTPRNALGAEKSGPLAFLSGSEVKGWDAPALNNLFRSAKPWTRDELQAYLRTGHSEQHGVAAGPMAPVIEGLAALPDRDILAMATYLTELPGQAAPAPAATQAPAPTPNRAELLAMPGQRIFEGACAACHDPGRGMPLFGVRPDLAVNNNVVLAARADNLVQVILHGIDEPANENLGYMPGFANSLNDQQVADLARYLRAEHAPQQPAWTGLENTVARLRASPPVSAQGAAR
- a CDS encoding xanthine dehydrogenase family protein molybdopterin-binding subunit, coding for MNAAVSANAGPVSRERLNAQGEPPPRHAVSRVGKGKVGTYIQIAPDGTVQAINGHVDLGTGVRTAFAQIVAEELDVPLSRVCMLMGDTDRTPDQGPTTASASIQSAAVPMRRAAAQVRQMLLRRAAEQWHCAAAVLTVEHGMVCGPQGQRAGYGELAQGLDFDVDIDPATALKPATEHRIVGRSVARLDIPAKVTGAGPVYVHDLRLPGMLHARMVRPPYRGRDVGGMIGRSLIDVDLPSVGHIPGLVKVVVAGDFVGVVAHREEHAIRAARQLKVAWRTPPPLPDLNEPQAAVRANPSVERVLREQGSAEALLDGTPHAHQATYVWPYQMHASIGPSCAVADYRDGAVTVWSGTQNPHFLHADIMALLGLDDAAVRIVRMEASGCYGRNCADDAAAEAALLSREVGAPVRLQLMREEEHAWEPKGTTQVMDVRGAVVGHDALAYAFTNRYPSNNAPVLALMQTGVVPPDPIVEHKGDRTAVPQYRCQAVRIAVQDMAPIVRAAWMRGVSALPNVFAHESFIDELAHRHGEDPLAFRLRFMEDPRARALSEAVATRAGWLAGAAPRGRADPAHPHVRLGRGFAQHQYVHGSFPGVGSAYCAWVCDVAVDLETGQVRVTKVWVGYDCGMVINPAGVRHQIHGNVVQSVSRALMEQVNFDATGVVSQEWGAYPILRFGDVPDIDVFVMPAQDQPPLGAGESGSIPSAAAIANAIFDATGARLRQVPFTPGRVRAALQAAGQGLG
- a CDS encoding (2Fe-2S)-binding protein, with product MSLEIRVNGSTHRVDAEPETPLLYVLRNDLALNGPKYGCGLGECGSCTVLLNGRPTRSCVVPAKAAQGREVTTLEGLGTPQAPGLVQQAFIDAQAAQCGYCINGMVMAAHALIARTPHLSHQDIVDALRHHLCRCGTHVEIVQAVALAAQRARGEVVA
- a CDS encoding amidase; this encodes MRGPGMEWTSTVDTLAAQAAASPWGAVREALARIGEQEAGVRAWTHVAPLNAMREAGETPSQGLLQGVPFGVKDVIDVADMPTGCGSAAASQAPCTFDASCVSLLRRAGAVPVGKTVTAEYAFRAPGPTQNPRAPGHTPGGSSSGSAAAVAAGMVPFALGTQTGGSIIRPAAYCGVVGFKPSFGGVFRDGLTLTCESLDVIGWHARSVADAQTVARVLLPFAPTAAALPELPRRVAVVSSSPEQALDGDGAKALQDARHIFESHGVACVDVPFEAAAAIAQAHNTVMQFEFARSLEPVARRRGDRLSAALLETVRQGFEIPFETYLQARHQQAQWRAQWSDLFGEADLILTPSASGAAPRGMASTGASAFNRIWSLLGWPCLHLPTGHTAAGLPIGVQLVGRFEADHDLLRWGRSLHVRLLEAR
- a CDS encoding class II aldolase/adducin family protein translates to MTDTEHKSRQELVTANHILAREGVMDAFGHVSVRHPARAGHFLLSRSRAPELVQPDDILEYDAEANALDGAGQAQYIERFIHSEIYRVRPDVVAICHHHSPSVMPFSVAGVALVPVYQHGAMIGRHVPLWDSREAFGDTNMLVTNGAQGASLATALGAHWMALMRHHGATVVGTSLRELVFRSVVACKNADYQYRAMALGPVAGLTEGEIELAAKVPAAAIDRAWDLWARA